The Cryptomeria japonica chromosome 9, Sugi_1.0, whole genome shotgun sequence DNA segment gattgatagatttgacaGGAAGTTGGTGGGCTAGAAAGGTGCCTTGCTGAGCCAGGCTGGGAAAGTTCAACTTTTAAAGTCTATTCTCCAAACTTGTTGGTGTATACTCTGAGCTTATTCAAGATCTCTGCTAAGTATGTTGATatcattgagaaaattcaaaaccaaTTCCTCTGGTCTGGGGTGGAGGAGTGGAAAAGAATCCCTTTGGTTGCCTGGGAGAATGTGTGTAAACCCAGGAAATATGGTGGCTTGGGGCTAAGGAACATCAAATCTTTTAATTCCACTCTCCTTGCTAAGCAAGTTTGGAGGACTTTGCAAAGTAGACGTGAATGGATCACACTTTGGCATAATAAGTACCTTCAAGAGTTTCAGAACTTTCAGGCTTTTCTCAAGTCCCCGCATCTCCCTATTGGATCTCATCTTTGGAAAAATATTATCAAGGCGAGGGATGTTTCTCTTTTAGGATCTTGTTAGAAGCTGGGAAATGGCAGAAGTATTTTGCTCTGGGATGATTGTTGGATTGGAAAGTCTCAACTGGCTTCCGATCCTATTTTGGGGGTCTTCAAATCTGATTGCATTGCTTCTTTGGGTTTAGAAGTGGCAGATTACTAGGTTGATGGGGGGTGGGTTAATCTTTCCTTGGTTAATCCCGCCCTTGGGTCCCTGCAGTCCTCGATGAACTCCTTTTCTTTGGAGAATGTGAACTCTGAGGATGTGATGGTGTGGAAGTGCCCTTATTCTATTAACTTCTTTGTTGCTTCAATGACTTGGTTATCTGTTAATTCTCCACCTTCCCTTTGGTGGTCTAAAGTCTGGATTAAATATTTGATTCCAAAGGTCAACATTTTCTTCTGGCTCCTTGTTCTAAACAAGATCCTTACTACTGATAACCTTTGTAAGAGAGGGTTTGCAATTCCCAATAGGTGTTATCTCTGCATGAAGGATGTTGAATCTGTTGATCATTTGTTCTTGTACTGCCCCTTTTCTGTTGACGTTTGGACCCAAGTTCTTCAATATGGGATTTATGTCGAATCTTCCTTGTTTCGGTTAAGGAatttattttccaatggaaggtGCCAACTAAGAACCACATTTTAAAAACCCTATGGTCTTTTGTTTTTCCTCATGTTGCATGGGGCATATGGAAGGAGCGTAACAACCGCATTTTTAGGGAGGCCTACCTTCAACCtaatattgttttaaaaaaaatcattcatgCTATTAATGATAACCTCTCTACTTTGAATCCAAGGCCTAATCCCCATAACAGATTGATTCATAATGATTATGAGATCAGGGTTGCCAAGGCGTGGGAGATGCAAATTGATATCCTCTTAACACTAACCCTAAGAGAAAGGTCATCCAAGCTTGGAGCATACCCCTGTAGGGCtgggtcaaaattaactttgatgagGTGGCCAAAGGGAATCCTAGGCCAGTTGGTTGTGGGGGACTATTGAGAGATCATAATGGTATGTTGATTTCAGTGGTGGCGCTCCCCTTGGGAACCCAGACTAACCACCTTGTTGAAGCCATTGGGGCCTTCCAAAGTCGTAATCTTGCTATGCAATATAACTTCAAACATGTTTGGATTGAGGGTGATTCTAAAAACATTATACATTATCTCAAAGGTATATCTAGACCATCGTGGAATTTGGAAGTGTGGATAAATAAAGCTAGGGAAATCATCATATCTTTTGATAATTGTATTATTTCTCATATTTATAGGGAGTCCAATGTTGTGGCCGACTACCTTGCCAATAAAGGGGTCAGTAGTGCTAATCAAGTGATGTGGACCAATGAAGACAGGGTGGATACAGAGCTCTACATGCTTATTTTTCATGACAGACTTTGAGGCAGTAAGGGCAATGAGTAATACAGCTTTTCTTGCAAGAAGTGATTCTAGAAATATCACCTTTTTCTCCTTATGGCATGTGTTGGCTGCAGGTGATGTAATTATGATGCTATTatttcgcatgctttgtgggttgaTATTGTTTATGCCCAAACCTCTTTTCATAGAGCTATTGTTGTGAATTCTCTGAGCATCATGGGGGGAGCTAGGAAGCGGGTTGAGTCGTTGAGTTGTGTGTAATTGAAGAAGAACCAGAAAATCTAGAAGCTTCTTGTGAAAGGGAATGTAATTCCCTTCATTGAGAAAATGCAAGGGGTTAACAAGGATGTTAATGCTTATTTTGATAAGCATTGGAAGGAAGGCACCATTATTCTGCATGGGCACAAGGTTGCAGTGGATGAGAGTCTAATTGTTGAAGTTATGGGTCTTTCCTATGATGGCATGAAATACTACAAAGACAGGAATTATAGGTAGACTGCTTTGCATAATTTTTTGAGATCTAAGAAGGAAAGGGGGAAGTTAGTGAAGAAGATTGTTAGCTACTATGATGTTGGTGTTCTCAAAGAAATCTGGGTCGAGCTCCTTAAGGTAATAATGGATTACTTTACTCTTGATGGGCATTTTATCAGGGTTTATGGCCAccattttgttctgttaaatcaTTTCCACCATAATGTTAgggtcttttttcttttcttcttgatgTCCTTGCTTCGGGCTAGCTTCAAGGCTCATAGGAAGAACCTGGCCAAGCACCCTATCCTTCATGAAGGGTTGCTTGTGTTAATTGATAGCCATTTCCGTGCCCTTCCTGCCCCTTATTCTTATATCCTCACTTCTTCGAATGACAACACTAGTGTAGGGGAATCTAGGGATGAGGAATCCATTTCGGATTCAGAGGATGAAACTTTCTCTCCTCCTAAAAAAGCTAAAACTGAGAATACCCCTAAAGCCAAACCTATTCTGGGTAAGGGTAAGAAGGGTTTAAGGCAAGTTGTTGTTTCCTCCTCTTCGACATCTGTTGGTAATGAAGATTTTGCCTCCAACGACCATAGGGGGGATTATGAGGATAATGCGGCCAATAAGAGAGTCAGCCCAGAGCCTGGAAGTCAAAATTATGAGATAACCCTTCGCCTCCTCATTAGGAGACTTATAATTCTACTGGGGTTGTTGTTCAGAAGGACCTGCATGCCAAGAGTGGTGAGCTTAATGACAAAAGGGATGATTATGTGGACATCTTGGGTATGACTAGAGACCATGCCATTGATACTTTTAGTCTTTTCAAATGGCTTTTCCATGAAATCAAAGAGGTTAAACTCAACTAGAGGGCTTTGAGCAGTAAATTGGAAGCTATGCCTACCTCTATTAGTCAGGATAGACAGAAAGGTGATGGTCAATGGACTAAGGAGGAGACAAAATTTGTTGGGGATTGTATCAATAGAGCTATTGCTAGTATTGATCaaatgaagaagggttttgaagaCGGATTCACCCATGTTGAGGAGAATTACAAGAAAATTCAGGCCACCCTCATTACCATTATGTCCAGCAGCCATAGAATTGTCAAGCAGATGGTTGATGCTATGAATATCATGGTGAATAACCTTGACTGTGTTTAATAGGACAAAATGCCAATCAACTTGGATGATGATAAAGACAAGAATCGGGGGGATTCTGGCCCTTGTAAGCGAACTAGGGGAAATTTGAAAAAGAAATCTGCCACCCAAAGTGTGGACTACAAGGAGCTGAGGTCTGTTGCTGATAATATAAGTCTCCTGGAGGCTGAGGTAGCTGAGAGCCTTAAGAACCTTATGTAGGTTATGTCCTCTATTTCTCTAGTGTTGTCTCTTTTTCTGTACTGGTCAGTGGTTTAGAGCTGGTTTTTTGTTGATCATCTAGCTTTTTGTTGGGTTTTTGGCTGCCATATGTATTGTTCTATCTTCTGCAGCCTATTTTGTTTTGGATTTTGTTCTGATTCTTTGATTCTAATCCTTTTAGAAtcttctttgtaaagggtttcagggtcccttcaaaacctatttttgtctTAATCCAAAACCATGCCCCCTCATTTGGTGCTTCTATTGCCTCACAGTGAAAGTTTTATTATTGTTGCTTTATTTTAGCAGAGGGGAGTTAAAGGGGAAGTTGTCAGGGACCTGTGACTAGGTAATGAAAGCTTGCATGTTGCAAACTCTTAGGTAAAATACCCTTCTCAAGGTCTTATCTCAATCCCTTACACTTTAACTTGACTATTAagatgtaatttatttcaaaatcaTACTGGAGGCAGTGGCACATGAGGTTCAGGAGATAAAGAGTCTtcatgatagtatgaagaaattttttgatagtGCTCTAATTAACAAAGGAGAGGGTGCACGGAGAGTAGCAGGATGCCTGCAACTTGTTAAGACACTATGGTGCTTGTCCCCAAAGGCATTGTGATTAAGGGTTCACCTAAAGTCATTCTTCCTATGGCATCTAGGCTTGAACTTGTTGGAACCCCATAGCCCCAAGCTCATTAAAAAGTTACCATGGCCCTTGAATTCACTTTCTGAAGCATCAACTCAAGTCAATCTCTGAGGATCCCTGGAAAGCTCTGTGCCACATATAGAACAATAGATAGTGAGAGCTTCAAGAAGAGAGGTACAGAATCAGTTGTGAAGGGTCTTTATCGTGATGTTATAGTGTATCTAGATGCACCAGCCTATTCTGCTTTTACTTTCTAGTTTCTATGGGTAATTCCTTTAGTTTGGTAGTTTGTTACCAAGTTGCAATGTTGGTGTTGTAGAATTGATTCTTGTGCTTCTGAATAACAAATCACTCTTTTGTATTACTTTAGTTTATTGTCTGACCCATCAAAGCCCAAATTTACTAAACAAAGAACAGTCATCATTGCTTGCCTGACCACTACAATTATAACTTGTATGTGTGGAGTAATTTAAACATGTTTGATAGAATCCATGAAGACAAAAGGAATTTGCTGCCCATGCCATGATCAAACTATTACTTCAAGAGTGTGAGCTTCCAAGTGCTAATTACAAAGTTGACTCTAAAAATCAATCATTTGCAAGCAATGTCAGTTCCCCCTTTGGTAGAAAGCCAATCTGGCAGTTATGTTGGCAGTATGATTAGCATATggttggcatttgatgtcaaaaacAGTAGCTTTCAGTAGATATGATGTTCTTGATGTCAACAATGGCAGATATGGCATTTGACATTTGATCTTCTCAGACCGACATGACATGTAGATGGTGTTTATGGCTAATGGCAAGCATATTTTGTTCAGTCCTTGTTTTGTTGATCATTTGATCTCATTTCAATGACTAATGTCTTGGTATTTCTTGATCATGTTGGTGTGATATCCTTAATACAAGACTATGTTTCAAGATTTATTAACCTCTTGAGGTCTTGAACAAAATAAGTACAATCTCAAGATAAGCCTATTGATTTAATGGTTGGCTCATTGACAAGGGATTATTTTTTCATGATACAATATCCATGTAGATACATGTCATGAGCTTGGATTTTACACAAAAGTTTTAATGTGCTTTATGGACAAAATACTATTGCTTTCCTTGAAACCCTATATAAGGGTTTTAGACATTTTGTTTACAGAGACATGTCATGAGCTTGGATTTTACACAAAAGTTTTAATGTGCTTTATGGACAAAATACTATTGCTTTCCTTGAAACCCTATATAAGGGTTTTAGACATTTTGTTTAAAGAGACATGTCAATCATCTTCAAGGCAACGAAGAGATATTGTCATTATGCAGTTAAAAGCAGAATAAAGCTCTTTATTAAGCTTTTCTTAATTATTCATGAGTATTAGATTGGTCAGTTTGGGTTTGGACAAACAAGTTTTGCTTTAAGACTTTACGTGAATAATTGATTGTGTAAATGCTCTGCAACAATTTGAATTCATTTTGGAATAGACAGATGCAGTTGGAGGCAGTTAGAAACTAAAATTGAACATTGTGATTCGAAATGCAATGTGAGATAAAAGGATTTGAGCAGTTATGGTTGGGTTGATCATGGTTTTTTTAAAACAGAGGAAATATCTTTAACACAGAGAATGTCCATTTTGAATTTGATTGAAATACAGATAATCTATGTAGCATAGAGAAGAGTTGATAATAAAAGAGAGATAAGGGATTGttgtttgcttggtcttatgtacaCATTCTGATCTGAAGATTCATGTGAGATACAGAGGAAAGTTGATTTACACACTGGTCGTGTAAACGCAGTAAAACGGAGAGTTGTTTTGTATTGAAAACAGAGGAAGATCTCTGTATTGTCTTTGTTCTTATCTAGTGAAGTTGTATGTAAAACCAGTGAGGTATTAATGTGCTTGTGATGTCAGTGAGACAATTATATTGTAACCATTGAGGTTATTCATAGTGAATGATTCATAAGTGGTTTTTCACCCTTTAAGGGTTTTCCACTTCTAAAATACTTGTGTCACTGTCTTGATGATTTGTTTGATGTTACACATTCTTGATTGATAAATCTATGCTTAACAAAGTTCTTTTGGTCTGAAATTCTTAAGTTTTAAATTGTACTAAGTTCGGTTTTTAAAAGAAGTTAACTTCATTAGTcgctgattcacctccccccccgcccccccccccctcagtgaccTTACTTCCATCAAGTTTCAACTATTTCTCAACTGAGAAAAAACTATAAAACAAGAAGTTAATTATAGTCACATAGAAGTACTCAATAAGTATATTAATTATGAACTGTAAATGCATAAATGTTGTAGCAAATTAAAAAGCAACTGTTCAGTGTTTCTCAATTCAATTTTCAATATCAATGGCAAGTTAGTCTGCTGATTTGAGTTTTAGCCAAACATTTGGTGTGCTTTTCACCACAATGGCTTGAGATTAAAACCCTGGCAGGCCCATGCTCTCTGCAGTAACACTTACGAATTTACATGCAATTTGTCAAGTTCAGTTCCCTCCCTGAGTGATAATTAAAGGGGTATgccattttttttgtgattttaactTCATATTTGCAGCTTACACAAAAAATGATCTTCCACATTACCCAAATTATTTTTCCACTCTCACACAGAACCTTTATTTTGCTTGAGAGAACATCAACAAGAACCATGAGGAGGACAATATGCACCAAAAGTGAGGTTAGACACACCAACTGCATATTTTGTAATCCTAAAACACCATAATTAGGGCAAGCCAGTGCAAACTCTTTGAAAATATATACCAAACTGCAAATCCATGCACCCAATTCATTGCCAATTAATAAGCTTTTCAAGGATGTCATTGGAACTACAGCACATGAAAGTATTATTGCACAGTGAGCTCAAGTTAAATATGTTTCGCTGTACTCCTATGGTATACAATTCTTATCAGAAATAGCAAGAGTTCTATTATGATTTTTGGAATAAAATTAATTCCTTGTTTATCTATAGTCTAGAATATTGCCAATCAGAAATGCACAAATATTGCCATTGTATTTTAAAATCATGCAACTCATAATATTTTGATTACACAATACCCTCACACTCTATCCCCACGACCAATAACATAAAAAACCAATTAGATTACAAATTACAATTGAGTTACTAAACTGTCAAGGTTCAACATAAATGTTTGTCATAAACATTTCAGAAAAATGTCTCATCCAATGCAACCATCGGAATTATTATTTTTGCGGAGTGAAAAACGGCATGGATTCTGTAACAAAGAGACAGAAATTACAACATGAGAAGCTTATGAAATAATACTGCACTGCCATGATCCCTTATTCATTTTTAAATACTCAACCTTCAGCCCAGCCTCCTAAAATTATTTCTTCCTCAGATTTGAATTAGAAAAAACATAAAAGTTAAAACCAACTGGAAACACCTTTTACAATACTTGATCTATCTATCACAGCTTATATCATCACATGCAAATCACTCAAACTCATTTTAGAGTGTTACATTTATGCCATAGAGATCAGACTATGTTCAGCAAGCAAGAACTAACACATGCAAATCGCTCAAACTCATTTTAGAGTGTTACATTTATGCCATAGAGATCAGACGATGTTCTGCAAGCAAGAACTAACCATTGAGGAAATCATCAACACACAAAAATAAACAGTGAAAAGAAATGTACAATAAGCATTCTAGCTCCACAAGATtcctaatttaaaattataaattcaaGTAATTAAATAGCTCTATCAGCTATTGCCATGTCAGTATACATGGAAAAAAATAAGCATCACGTCTAGAAAGCGTCTTGGATGAACACATCACCAATGATGGTGGTGATTAGAATGTCAAAATAGACTAATCATCTGTAATGATTACATGATAGAATTTACTATACAATGAAAATGACCTGATGCTTTGTTAAAATCTAGCAGTTATAATGGGAATACTCCAATGAttgaaaaaatgttaaaaaaataagaGACATGAAGAATTTTCCAGTCATATTCAATGCCACAGCTTGCTGCAAAATCCATTGCGTAGAACTTTTGCCCTCTTGCTGTAAACACCTTCGGAGAAAGTATCAACCAATTGTCCAGCCAAGCTTGCCGGATCATCAGACATGGTGTCAACAAAAACACTGACTATTCTTCGCTCCTGAGATGTTGCTCGTAAGCTGAACCATGTAAGAAACTTTATACGGAATTCCTTCTGTATGTGACCTTTACATTCCAGCCAACGAATCATCTTAACACAATACTCATAATTTTTCTCCAAGGAACCAGGTGAATCCAGAGAGGACCTACGAATACCATTAGGTAGAGTCCTGTCACAATTGTGTAAGTCACCGTATCTGTTTGATCTCTTTCTTGAACCACCAATTTGTGGCTCCATGGCAGCCACTTCCTTGATTGGTTTTACAGCCCAATTCTCAGAACTACCATTAGGTTTTGTATGGCCATTTCTTAAGATTCCAGTTCCAGTGTCATCCCCTTTGCATATGCTGATAGGAAGTACCGGATGTGAACAATCAAAAGGAACTACATCCATCTCATTTCGAGGGGGCATGCTGAACTCATTATCATTGCTAGTCTCCTCTAACAGTGTAACCTTAGAATGGTTTTCATGATCACTTTTAGGAAGTTCTGTCACCTGGTTGTTATCACTTGAATTTGTTGAATCCCTCTGTGAATCTGCTTGAACACGTGAAGTCTGCATCAAACCTGTTTCAACCATTGCACGCTCCTCATCCAGAGCAGAAACCGAGTCTCCATGTGCATCTTCAGGGTCTCCACTTTCAGTTAAATTACAACCAGTGTTTTCATCCTTGGAAGTCTTAAACTGTGGTGTCAATGATTCATTCACATCTAGATTACTGGAGTGAAATGTCTTATTTGAACATGCTTGAGGTTTTTCACAATATGGGAAGCAATGTTTGCTTGATAAATCCTTTTCAAGGCATTCCAATGTGCCATTAGACTTCCGTTTTGGGGTAGAAGCAGCAAGCAGAACTTTGCCAAGGTCTCGAACCTTCAAATTTGAGGCACCCTCATTGAGTAGGATCTCCTCTTCTGTACTGATTGAACTTAAATTTTCTGAGCCTAGCTTACCAGATGTCCAAAGTTCCCTAGTTCGTGATTCAACATTTCTATGATTCTTGTCCTCACTTTTGGTGGAGCACCTATTCTCAGTGTAGCCTAACAACCCTTTCTTTGTAAATGAAACAATCTTAAATATATACTCAGTTGAAGGCTGGAGATTTGAGATTCGAGATCTTCTCTCAGTCCTCAATATAACATGTGTAGGTTCCTCACAATAGCTTCTTTCTTCAATCTTGCGGTACCACAACTTGTAACCAATAACATCTTCTGATGACTTACAATCAAGCTCATTTAAGACAATTACAACAGATGTGGATGAGATATCATCAAATTCAATCCTTGTAGCGATAGGAACCAAATCCCCTGTTGTCAATAGAGCAAAGATTAGATATGCATTTGGTAATTTGAAGAAGATAGGTTAAATATTGCTAGGAATGCTGAAGTTCCTTAATAATGTAATCTCCACTTGAACTAATACAAATATCCTTACAATGAACATATTCTACAATCCTAAGAAACAGAGAAAAAATGCTCCAGCTTAATCAAGAAAAGGTTCTATTATTATAAAGGCTATATAACAGACCAGCCTAGCAAATTCTATTTCATGCAGTCCCTTACCTCTGATATGAACATTATTGTTTGCTTGGGAGACCCATGAGAGCATGGCATCTGCTTCTTCTATGGCCATGGCACATAGTTTCTGTACCTCTGATCCTGAAGAAAGCCTACTAACAATTCCACGGGCCATCTTGGCATTTACTCCAGTCACTGGTCCTACCTCCTCTTCAAGTTTCTTCGCTGCCATTTCCACAATCTCATGCAGCTCTTTGTACTGCACTGTACCATTCAGAAGCCTGTGACTTAACGAAATTCGGAAGCAAAGAATATCGACTCTCCGAGCATCCTTTGCAACTACCAACTGTTTTCTCCAGCATCTGCAGTGGACAACTATTTTATGAAAAGCTGGCATATAATCAATTTTCTCTGCATATTAAAGCTGAAAAATTAAAGGCATTCTTATATTGAAACATTCAAGTTCTTTAGTATTTTTAATTCCAGGGTTGTGTTTAAACCCATCAAGACTGTATCAAcacaaatagaaaatcaaactttAAGTTGATATGAGATCAAGGTCTGAAAAGAATAGAAAACTATGTGTTTCATAAAAGCAAAAGTGATGAATTTTGTAGGAAACAAacttcatcaaaaataaaaaataaagattttaagAATAAAACTGCCAGTACGCCTCACCAAAATAAAGAGGAAAATCACAACAAGAGTAAATGATTTTAGCAGAACCAAAGCCACAAAACAAGCAACACAAATGCATTGTAATTGTGCTTAAAAACGAAAGCCAAGTTGGCTATCTGTGCAAACAAAAAATGAGATCTTCATAACACTTCTAATCTGAGGGCCAGTTGAAACCACTAACTCTATAATATATCTAAACGACCTACCCACCCACCCATCCTTTGATGACTAAACCAGATACAATTACAGGCATATCtccaaatttgacaaatttatctGTGCCAAGCAATTTAGTCATTATGTCTAGAATGTGCTCATCAATAAAACAGTAATAAAAAAAAGCATCTTCATTACCAACCAACAAGTGGATGTAATGGTGGACTTCAATATGCTTGGTGCAACCATGATAGACTAGATTCTTCACCATCTTGAGGActctttgattatcacaaaagaatGAAGTCAACATAGTGGGGGCCAAATTGAAGATCAACCAATATCCTTTGCAACCACATCACCTCACGCCCTATACTGACAGCTGTCATATATTTTCTTAAGTGAAAGACAAGGCAACTGAAAGCTACAATTTGCTCCACAATGAAATTGCTCATGATTAGAGAAAAATAATAGATCAAGTGGTAACTTGGTAACTATTAACTGATTCAACCCAGCCAGACTTAGTATACCCAAATAGTATGAAGTTGGTGGAGTGCTAATAAAGAAAGCCAAAGGTGAGTGTTCCTTTGACATATCAAAGGATACATTTTTGTAGCTTGCCAATGTTCTTCTTGAGGCTTGAACATGTATCTAGAAAGATGGCTTACTGCAAAATATAAGTCCAGTCCAGTCGTAATAAGATGAATCAAATTACCCACCAGATAACAACACACTAACTCATTGACTGGTTGCGAATCAATGTTAGTTGAGAGTTTTATCCAAATTCCATAGGTGTAGATGATGGATTACACTCACATCTTAAACATTTCTATAATAGTTTTGGCATACTTAGTTTGTGAGACAAATATAGCATTCTTAAATTGCCAAAATTGTACACCTAATCAATAAAGTAAAAGCCCAAGATCAATCATTTAAAAAATAGTACAAAGGTCGGATTTCACTTTTTAAATAGACTTGGCTTTATTGTTGGTGATGGTAAGGTAATGAATATAAACAATGAGCATCACAATGTCATCACTAGTGATTTTTCTATAGAGATTCAGATTTAAATAGCTTCCAAATCTTGAATCTCAAAAATGTATTTTGATACCAGACCCTAGGAGCCTCCTTAAGTGCATACAAGAACTTAAGCAGCCTATGAAACAACTATTCTATTCCAAGAACCTAGGAGTTGGAACCCTTGAGGCTACACCAAGTAGACCTCCTCTACCAAATCTCTATTCAAAAAGGCATTTGCTATGTCCATTTGATAAACAGC contains these protein-coding regions:
- the LOC131038231 gene encoding VIN3-like protein 2 isoform X1, whose product is MPKSGPKFSRLDSSSTGLEMVSSNPGDRSLSEKHDLVYEIAKWPEGASEILQSWTRREILQVLCAEMGKERKYTGLSKCKIIEQLLRLVSSKEAMKEEAKVVTPLQSSVANTKTFRRQRKREHPLRLTTATNLSASPDEKSLDNSLVCKNLACRAILSSEDIFCKRCSCCICHQFDDNKDPSLWLVCTSEPPFEGDSCGMSCHVECALKHERSTISKDGQFAQLDGSYCCMSCGKVNGLLGCWRKQLVVAKDARRVDILCFRISLSHRLLNGTVQYKELHEIVEMAAKKLEEEVGPVTGVNAKMARGIVSRLSSGSEVQKLCAMAIEEADAMLSWVSQANNNVHIRGDLVPIATRIEFDDISSTSVVIVLNELDCKSSEDVIGYKLWYRKIEERSYCEEPTHVILRTERRSRISNLQPSTEYIFKIVSFTKKGLLGYTENRCSTKSEDKNHRNVESRTRELWTSGKLGSENLSSISTEEEILLNEGASNLKVRDLGKVLLAASTPKRKSNGTLECLEKDLSSKHCFPYCEKPQACSNKTFHSSNLDVNESLTPQFKTSKDENTGCNLTESGDPEDAHGDSVSALDEERAMVETGLMQTSRVQADSQRDSTNSSDNNQVTELPKSDHENHSKVTLLEETSNDNEFSMPPRNEMDVVPFDCSHPVLPISICKGDDTGTGILRNGHTKPNGSSENWAVKPIKEVAAMEPQIGGSRKRSNRYGDLHNCDRTLPNGIRRSSLDSPGSLEKNYEYCVKMIRWLECKGHIQKEFRIKFLTWFSLRATSQERRIVSVFVDTMSDDPASLAGQLVDTFSEGVYSKRAKVLRNGFCSKLWH
- the LOC131038231 gene encoding VIN3-like protein 2 isoform X2; its protein translation is MVSSNPGDRSLSEKHDLVYEIAKWPEGASEILQSWTRREILQVLCAEMGKERKYTGLSKCKIIEQLLRLVSSKEAMKEEAKVVTPLQSSVANTKTFRRQRKREHPLRLTTATNLSASPDEKSLDNSLVCKNLACRAILSSEDIFCKRCSCCICHQFDDNKDPSLWLVCTSEPPFEGDSCGMSCHVECALKHERSTISKDGQFAQLDGSYCCMSCGKVNGLLGCWRKQLVVAKDARRVDILCFRISLSHRLLNGTVQYKELHEIVEMAAKKLEEEVGPVTGVNAKMARGIVSRLSSGSEVQKLCAMAIEEADAMLSWVSQANNNVHIRGDLVPIATRIEFDDISSTSVVIVLNELDCKSSEDVIGYKLWYRKIEERSYCEEPTHVILRTERRSRISNLQPSTEYIFKIVSFTKKGLLGYTENRCSTKSEDKNHRNVESRTRELWTSGKLGSENLSSISTEEEILLNEGASNLKVRDLGKVLLAASTPKRKSNGTLECLEKDLSSKHCFPYCEKPQACSNKTFHSSNLDVNESLTPQFKTSKDENTGCNLTESGDPEDAHGDSVSALDEERAMVETGLMQTSRVQADSQRDSTNSSDNNQVTELPKSDHENHSKVTLLEETSNDNEFSMPPRNEMDVVPFDCSHPVLPISICKGDDTGTGILRNGHTKPNGSSENWAVKPIKEVAAMEPQIGGSRKRSNRYGDLHNCDRTLPNGIRRSSLDSPGSLEKNYEYCVKMIRWLECKGHIQKEFRIKFLTWFSLRATSQERRIVSVFVDTMSDDPASLAGQLVDTFSEGVYSKRAKVLRNGFCSKLWH